One window of the Amycolatopsis mediterranei genome contains the following:
- a CDS encoding mandelate racemase/muconate lactonizing enzyme family protein — translation MRITGFRSLTTVQDWGRPVGDANGIYANGVVEVPIVLLDTDEGVTGAGLGPHPRIEELFPAIEGEDPRAVAALYDRMLRWTFKAGHAGEVFGTIGALDSALWDIKAKAAGQPLWRLLGGRDRRVPAYASGLDIALSEEELAATYRAYAERGLRVAKVKGGRDVDQDRRRLCLVRDVLADFSRGVRPGLMLDANESWTRKQAVRHVGELESTLDLTWVEEPVRRWDAEGLAAVSRGIRASVATGENLTGLEQFRPLLAAGAVDVVQTASVWGVTHFLRVAALAHAHDLPVSPVGTTPAGLLHAATAVPNHLVSELQDLRPPVGLTVDHDVEDGAFVLGDRPGLGILVDEEAIGALDVLPAEEVRTTPGVRPERAGRRLLAEPAPRRPGLRAVTS, via the coding sequence ATGCGGATCACCGGGTTCAGGAGCCTGACCACCGTCCAGGACTGGGGACGGCCGGTCGGCGACGCCAACGGCATCTACGCCAACGGCGTCGTGGAGGTGCCGATCGTCCTGCTCGACACCGACGAGGGCGTCACCGGTGCCGGTCTGGGACCCCACCCGCGGATCGAGGAGCTCTTCCCGGCGATCGAAGGCGAGGATCCGCGGGCCGTGGCCGCGTTGTACGACCGGATGCTTCGATGGACGTTCAAGGCCGGACACGCCGGCGAGGTCTTCGGCACGATCGGCGCCCTCGACTCCGCGCTGTGGGACATCAAGGCGAAGGCCGCCGGGCAGCCGTTGTGGCGTCTGCTGGGCGGCCGTGACCGGCGCGTGCCCGCGTACGCGTCGGGCCTCGACATCGCCTTGTCGGAGGAAGAGCTCGCGGCCACCTACCGGGCGTACGCCGAGCGCGGACTGCGCGTGGCGAAGGTCAAAGGCGGCCGAGACGTCGACCAGGACCGGCGGCGGTTGTGCCTGGTCCGGGACGTGCTGGCGGACTTCTCGCGGGGAGTGCGCCCGGGGCTGATGCTCGACGCCAACGAGTCGTGGACGCGCAAGCAGGCCGTGCGCCACGTCGGGGAGCTCGAGAGCACGCTCGACCTGACCTGGGTGGAGGAGCCGGTCCGCCGCTGGGACGCGGAGGGGCTGGCGGCGGTGAGCCGGGGCATCCGCGCCTCGGTGGCGACCGGGGAAAACCTCACCGGGCTGGAGCAGTTCCGCCCGTTGCTGGCCGCCGGCGCGGTGGACGTCGTGCAGACGGCGTCGGTCTGGGGCGTCACCCACTTCCTGCGCGTCGCGGCACTGGCCCACGCCCACGATCTGCCAGTGAGCCCGGTCGGCACCACACCGGCGGGACTGCTGCACGCCGCGACCGCGGTGCCCAACCACCTCGTCAGCGAGCTGCAGGACCTGCGGCCCCCGGTCGGCCTGACCGTGGACCACGACGTCGAGGACGGTGCCTTCGTGCTCGGCGACCGTCCGGGGCTCGGCATCCTGGTGGACGAGGAAGCCATCGGCGCGCTCGACGTCCTCCCGGCGGAGGAGGTGCGCACCACTCCCGGCGTCCGGCCCGAACGTGCCGGCCGGCGCCTCCTGGCCGAGCCGGCACCCCGGCGCCCCGGTCTCCGCGCGGTGACATCATGA
- a CDS encoding FadR/GntR family transcriptional regulator — protein MSALAFPAPDVPHHRGRRADAVVDHLIELIVSGVVPPGSSLPVESALCEAFGVSRTVVREAIKSLEAKGLLKVRQGVGTLVSAQESWNLLDPALLTAIVRHDERYDILDQLVDVRTSLESSMAREAARKATPADIAELRDLMAQLDAAVGEPDLLDDIDVTFHERIMLVSGNRLGRAIVHTVHAEARRSPRYVGHSALKHRRQSNRQHRAVLEAIAAGDPDAAASLMAEHIATSWQRRRPAGPHRPAG, from the coding sequence ATGAGCGCGTTGGCGTTTCCTGCTCCCGACGTGCCGCACCACCGCGGCCGCCGGGCCGATGCGGTCGTCGACCACCTCATCGAGCTGATCGTGAGCGGGGTCGTCCCGCCCGGCAGCAGCCTGCCGGTCGAGTCCGCGCTCTGCGAAGCGTTCGGGGTCAGCCGGACGGTCGTCCGCGAAGCGATCAAGTCCCTGGAAGCCAAGGGACTCCTGAAAGTCCGGCAGGGTGTCGGCACCCTGGTCTCGGCCCAGGAGTCGTGGAACCTGCTCGATCCCGCCCTCCTGACGGCCATCGTGCGCCACGACGAGCGGTACGACATCCTCGACCAGCTCGTCGACGTGCGCACCTCCCTCGAATCGAGCATGGCCCGGGAAGCGGCGCGCAAGGCCACCCCGGCCGACATCGCCGAGTTGCGTGACCTCATGGCTCAGCTCGACGCGGCGGTCGGGGAACCGGACCTCCTCGACGACATCGACGTGACGTTCCACGAGCGGATCATGCTCGTGTCCGGGAACCGGCTCGGCCGGGCGATCGTGCACACGGTGCACGCCGAGGCACGGCGCAGCCCGCGCTACGTCGGTCACTCGGCCTTGAAGCACCGGCGGCAGTCGAACCGGCAGCACCGGGCCGTCCTCGAAGCGATCGCAGCCGGTGATCCCGACGCGGCGGCTTCGCTGATGGCCGAGCACATCGCCACGTCCTGGCAGCGACGCCGTCCCGCGGGTCCGCACCGGCCGGCCGGCTGA
- a CDS encoding carbohydrate ABC transporter permease, whose amino-acid sequence MRLAARGLRFAILAVFAAFFVVPLAWLILAPTKSDEALVTSGPLAFGGFDRIAQAWQHLDAFSDHLYRMWIGNSLLYAVTATAIVLVTGIPAGYGLAFGRFPGRKLVLTLTLVVMIMPAAALVLPIFLELNAVHLIGNALSVILPFAFYPFGVYLAYIYYATAVPRELLDAARIDGCDEWSTFRHVALPLAKPVVALVLFFSFVADWNNFFLPYTVLADSTQYPIQVGLSDLLSSTPSFNPAVGGGGQQVNIFRPELALATLLAVVPVAIVFMLSQRALVRGLVGGGVKE is encoded by the coding sequence ATGCGACTCGCCGCGCGTGGCCTCCGGTTCGCGATCCTCGCGGTCTTCGCCGCGTTCTTCGTGGTCCCGCTGGCCTGGTTGATCCTCGCGCCGACCAAATCCGACGAAGCCCTCGTCACCAGTGGCCCGCTGGCCTTCGGCGGCTTCGACCGGATCGCGCAGGCGTGGCAGCACCTGGACGCCTTCAGCGACCACCTCTACCGCATGTGGATCGGCAACTCGCTGCTGTACGCGGTGACCGCGACCGCGATCGTGCTGGTGACGGGGATTCCCGCCGGCTACGGCCTCGCGTTCGGGCGGTTCCCCGGCCGGAAGCTGGTGCTGACGCTGACCCTCGTCGTGATGATCATGCCGGCGGCGGCGCTCGTGCTCCCGATCTTCCTCGAGCTCAACGCCGTGCACCTGATCGGGAACGCGCTTTCGGTGATTCTCCCGTTCGCGTTCTACCCGTTCGGCGTCTACCTCGCGTACATCTACTACGCCACCGCGGTCCCGCGCGAACTGCTCGACGCGGCGCGCATCGACGGCTGCGACGAATGGTCGACGTTCCGCCACGTGGCGCTGCCGCTGGCGAAACCGGTCGTCGCGCTGGTCCTGTTCTTCAGTTTCGTGGCCGACTGGAACAACTTCTTCCTGCCCTACACCGTTCTCGCGGATTCGACGCAGTACCCGATCCAGGTCGGGCTCTCGGATCTGCTGTCGTCGACGCCTTCGTTCAACCCCGCGGTCGGCGGTGGCGGCCAGCAGGTGAACATCTTCCGGCCGGAACTGGCCCTCGCCACGCTGCTCGCGGTCGTCCCGGTGGCGATCGTGTTCATGCTGTCGCAGCGCGCGCTGGTGCGGGGGCTGGTCGGTGGCGGGGTGAAGGAATGA
- a CDS encoding carbohydrate ABC transporter permease, producing the protein MGAGAPAQRKRRRHTWPGLVFVGPYLPFLVVFGVLPMIYALGLAFTDDAGGWAGFGNFTRTIGDYRFLPAFGHILLYTSVWLGSLVVLVVGLTLLLHGRANRVSATFRFLFYIPGALAGASSVLVWLFMLDPAVSPGAFLLHDVFGAQLFVESIAPGKLPFIFAMIAFWTGAGGWIVIMYGALNTIPQDLEDAARIDGAGPVTIALRIKLPLIRKWIAYMAILSFATGTQLFVEPQLVNQASLGQVPDTWSANQLAFQLAFRYADFNAAAAVSVDLLAIGLLAAALIVTRTGLFRTDD; encoded by the coding sequence GTGGGGGCAGGAGCGCCCGCTCAGCGCAAGCGGCGCCGGCACACCTGGCCGGGACTCGTGTTCGTCGGGCCCTACCTGCCGTTCCTCGTCGTGTTCGGCGTCCTTCCGATGATCTACGCGCTGGGCCTCGCGTTCACCGACGACGCGGGCGGCTGGGCCGGCTTCGGCAACTTCACCCGGACCATCGGCGACTACCGCTTCCTGCCCGCCTTCGGGCACATCCTGCTCTACACGAGCGTGTGGCTCGGCTCCCTCGTCGTGCTCGTCGTCGGGCTGACGCTGCTGCTGCACGGCCGCGCGAACCGGGTCTCGGCCACCTTCCGCTTCCTGTTCTACATCCCCGGCGCGCTCGCCGGGGCGTCGTCGGTCCTGGTCTGGCTGTTCATGCTCGACCCGGCCGTCAGCCCCGGTGCGTTCCTGCTGCACGACGTGTTCGGAGCGCAGCTGTTCGTCGAGTCGATCGCGCCCGGCAAGCTGCCCTTCATCTTCGCGATGATCGCGTTCTGGACCGGGGCCGGCGGCTGGATCGTCATCATGTACGGCGCCCTGAACACGATCCCGCAAGACCTGGAGGACGCCGCGCGCATCGACGGCGCGGGACCGGTGACGATCGCGCTCCGCATCAAGCTGCCGTTGATCCGCAAGTGGATCGCCTACATGGCGATCCTCTCCTTCGCGACCGGGACCCAGCTGTTCGTCGAGCCGCAGCTGGTGAACCAGGCCAGCCTCGGGCAGGTCCCCGACACCTGGTCGGCCAACCAGCTCGCGTTCCAGCTGGCGTTCCGCTACGCGGACTTCAACGCCGCCGCCGCCGTCTCCGTCGACCTTCTCGCGATCGGACTGCTCGCCGCGGCGCTCATCGTGACCCGCACCGGGCTGTTCAGGACGGATGACTGA
- a CDS encoding ABC transporter substrate-binding protein yields MDAARLPVAQAYAKAHPQVHANIVTFDGDGNGATTLQTKIQLWNRTGKGWPDVLFSEQVNDPVWMAQKPFEFAAPVKDLLKQDVLGQWPASSTAQCTINGTQYCVQDNLAQVVLWVNKTLMDRFHYAVPKTWQEWASLGEKVATEHPGYIVGNVGDSFSHWIYLWGNQCPLEQVHGTSVHIDATDSHCTRVAGLLDPLIKNGTVPPLSVFTPDFAQKYGGADSKVLLMPGPSWYAQAVFDQALHVPAKQITAAPPLQWGTDTPVTTGQVGGGPWIMSRHSTNLTTAADFVTWATTVFNPSGADARPGYPAYAPLATKWLEQQAANPYYAADPTPALKAAADQIWPGWNLVSYPDQPVWSTSVITELVAGKPLSSLLEPFGKALKQAAQAAGYAVD; encoded by the coding sequence GTGGACGCGGCGCGCCTGCCCGTGGCGCAGGCCTATGCCAAGGCGCATCCCCAGGTCCACGCGAACATCGTCACCTTCGACGGCGACGGCAACGGGGCGACCACGTTGCAGACGAAGATCCAGCTGTGGAACCGGACCGGCAAGGGCTGGCCGGATGTGCTCTTCAGCGAGCAGGTCAACGATCCGGTGTGGATGGCGCAGAAGCCGTTCGAATTCGCCGCGCCGGTCAAGGATCTCCTCAAGCAGGACGTGCTCGGCCAGTGGCCGGCGAGTTCGACCGCCCAGTGCACGATCAACGGTACGCAGTACTGCGTGCAGGACAACCTCGCCCAGGTCGTGCTGTGGGTCAACAAGACGCTGATGGACCGGTTCCACTACGCGGTGCCGAAGACCTGGCAGGAGTGGGCGAGCCTCGGTGAGAAGGTCGCCACGGAACACCCGGGCTACATCGTCGGCAACGTCGGGGATTCGTTCAGCCACTGGATCTACCTGTGGGGCAACCAGTGCCCGCTCGAGCAGGTGCACGGCACCAGCGTGCACATCGACGCGACGGACTCGCACTGCACGCGGGTGGCCGGTCTGCTCGACCCGCTGATCAAGAACGGCACGGTGCCGCCGCTGAGCGTGTTCACCCCCGACTTCGCCCAGAAGTACGGGGGCGCCGACAGCAAGGTCCTGCTCATGCCGGGGCCGTCGTGGTACGCCCAGGCGGTCTTCGACCAGGCGCTGCACGTCCCGGCGAAGCAGATCACGGCCGCGCCGCCGCTGCAGTGGGGGACCGACACGCCGGTGACCACCGGCCAGGTCGGCGGTGGGCCGTGGATCATGTCCCGGCACTCCACCAACCTCACGACCGCGGCGGACTTCGTCACCTGGGCCACGACCGTGTTCAACCCGAGCGGTGCCGACGCCCGGCCCGGTTATCCGGCCTACGCGCCGCTGGCCACCAAGTGGCTGGAGCAACAGGCCGCCAACCCCTACTACGCCGCCGATCCGACTCCGGCGCTCAAAGCCGCCGCCGACCAGATCTGGCCGGGCTGGAACCTGGTCTCCTACCCCGACCAGCCCGTCTGGTCCACCAGCGTGATCACGGAGCTGGTGGCGGGCAAGCCGCTGAGCTCGTTGCTGGAGCCGTTCGGGAAGGCGCTCAAGCAGGCGGCACAGGCGGCCGGGTATGCGGTCGACTAG
- a CDS encoding MbtH family protein: MFENTGTFQVVVNDEEQYSIWPADRDLPTGWHAEGTTGPQEDCLAHIDAVWTDMRPRSLRERMAAAH, from the coding sequence ATGTTCGAGAACACCGGCACGTTCCAGGTCGTCGTCAACGACGAGGAGCAGTACTCGATCTGGCCCGCGGACCGCGACCTGCCCACCGGCTGGCACGCGGAGGGCACGACCGGGCCGCAGGAGGACTGCCTGGCCCACATCGACGCGGTGTGGACCGACATGCGGCCGCGCAGCTTGCGCGAGCGCATGGCCGCAGCGCACTGA
- a CDS encoding non-ribosomal peptide synthetase, with the protein MTTLDRLIAAQAARTPDAQAVVDARRALTYRELDELANATAARLKALGVGPEVRVGVVMDRAVEMVVAVLAVLRAGGAYVPVEPDSPDQRVADTLDIAGARITLTQPSCVDRMVSLGQQPVLVAATGSPVPVSAPTGGDNLAAVYCTSGSTGRPKGVGCPHTGWINRMRWMQDRHDLQPGETVLHKTTLTFDDAAVELFWPLMHGGRVAVLEPGAHRDPRAIIDAAVKYRVVHLQFVPSVLDLFLDALTDDDMAGLASLRSALSSGEALRPITARRFSARFGDTVELDNTWGVTEASIDSTHHRVTTEDGLSADESVPIGTDMTACEVRVRDARLDEVPAGEIGELCIGGEGLARGYLGDPRRTALAFVPAPGGRRVYRTGDRAVRRADGTITFLGRVDNQVKIRGVRVELGEVEAALVAHPAVLGAAVVAVPAIAGGKQLAAYVVAEPKTTGADLRAYLGDHLTSYAIPSTITFVAALPLLASGKVDRNALTAVAPTAPEEEPAAFLAPRTTTEETVAAIWCAVLGLDRVSIDRDFLDAGGHSLLAVRVLSRLRQAYELNLPIKLIFEYPTVQDTAARIEQLLLADLAEVH; encoded by the coding sequence ATGACCACATTGGACCGGCTGATCGCCGCGCAGGCGGCCCGCACGCCGGACGCGCAGGCCGTCGTCGACGCGCGGCGGGCGCTGACCTACCGCGAGCTGGACGAGCTGGCCAACGCCACCGCGGCCCGCCTCAAGGCGCTCGGCGTCGGCCCCGAGGTGCGCGTCGGCGTCGTGATGGACCGGGCGGTGGAGATGGTCGTCGCCGTCCTCGCCGTGCTGCGGGCCGGCGGCGCCTACGTGCCGGTCGAGCCCGACTCCCCGGACCAGCGCGTGGCCGACACCCTCGACATCGCGGGGGCCCGGATCACCCTGACCCAGCCGTCCTGTGTGGACCGGATGGTGTCGCTGGGCCAGCAGCCCGTGCTCGTGGCGGCCACCGGCTCCCCCGTGCCCGTGTCCGCGCCGACCGGCGGGGACAACCTCGCGGCCGTCTACTGCACGTCCGGTTCGACCGGCCGGCCGAAGGGCGTCGGGTGCCCGCACACCGGCTGGATCAACCGGATGCGCTGGATGCAGGACCGCCACGACCTGCAGCCGGGCGAAACCGTCCTGCACAAGACCACGCTCACCTTCGACGACGCGGCCGTGGAGCTGTTCTGGCCGCTGATGCACGGCGGCCGCGTGGCCGTGCTGGAGCCCGGCGCGCACCGCGACCCGCGGGCCATCATCGACGCCGCCGTCAAGTACCGGGTGGTGCACCTGCAGTTCGTGCCGAGCGTGCTGGACCTGTTCCTGGACGCGCTCACCGACGACGACATGGCGGGCCTGGCGTCGCTGCGGTCGGCGTTGAGCAGCGGCGAAGCCCTGCGCCCGATCACCGCCCGGCGCTTCTCGGCCCGCTTCGGCGACACCGTCGAGCTGGACAACACGTGGGGGGTGACCGAGGCGTCGATCGACTCGACCCACCACCGGGTGACGACCGAGGACGGCCTGTCCGCCGACGAGAGCGTGCCGATCGGCACCGACATGACCGCGTGCGAGGTGCGCGTCCGCGACGCGCGGCTCGACGAGGTCCCGGCCGGGGAGATCGGCGAGCTGTGCATCGGCGGCGAAGGCCTGGCCCGCGGCTACCTCGGTGACCCGCGCCGCACCGCGCTGGCGTTCGTGCCGGCTCCCGGCGGCCGGCGCGTCTACCGCACCGGCGACCGCGCGGTCCGCCGCGCCGACGGGACGATCACGTTCCTCGGCCGCGTCGACAACCAGGTGAAGATCCGCGGCGTCCGCGTCGAGCTGGGCGAGGTCGAGGCCGCGCTGGTGGCCCACCCGGCCGTGCTGGGCGCGGCCGTGGTGGCGGTGCCCGCGATCGCGGGCGGCAAGCAGCTGGCCGCCTACGTGGTGGCCGAACCGAAGACGACCGGCGCCGACCTGCGGGCCTACCTCGGGGACCACCTCACCTCCTACGCGATCCCCAGCACGATCACGTTCGTGGCCGCCTTGCCGTTGCTGGCCAGCGGGAAGGTCGACCGCAACGCGCTGACGGCGGTGGCCCCCACCGCACCGGAGGAGGAGCCGGCGGCGTTCCTGGCGCCCCGGACGACCACCGAGGAGACGGTCGCCGCGATCTGGTGCGCGGTGCTCGGCCTGGACCGCGTCAGCATCGACCGGGACTTCCTCGACGCCGGCGGCCACTCGCTGCTGGCGGTGCGCGTGCTCAGCCGGCTGCGGCAGGCGTACGAGCTGAACCTGCCGATCAAGCTGATCTTCGAGTACCCGACCGTGCAGGACACGGCCGCGCGCATCGAACAGCTCCTCCTGGCCGACCTGGCCGAAGTCCACTGA
- the sbnA gene encoding 2,3-diaminopropionate biosynthesis protein SbnA: protein MPVITGPHQYVEDDLFIDLGPTFHPGLHLKCEGFNFGGSVKLKVAAEMVDRAQRSGVLRPDSILVESSSGNLGVALSAVAANRGLGFVCVTDSRCNPTTVALMRALGATVHVVTTPHPTGGLVGARVALIRELLAADDRCVWTNQYANPANWTAHYRRTAPAILHRFPELELLFVGAGTTGTLMGCARYLRDTGSSALIIAVDTHGSVSFGGPPGRRLIPGLGMGFRPPLLDRSYVDDVVLVDEAETARTCRALARQGFLLGGSTGTVVAGALAWLAGSARQPGTAVAISPDLGERYLQTVYDDEWLRAGYGPDVLEPGAGTRRPEPMTAVG from the coding sequence ATGCCGGTCATCACCGGACCACACCAGTACGTGGAGGACGATCTCTTCATCGACCTCGGCCCCACGTTCCACCCGGGCCTGCACCTCAAGTGCGAGGGCTTCAACTTCGGCGGCTCGGTCAAGCTGAAGGTCGCGGCCGAGATGGTCGACCGGGCGCAGCGCAGCGGTGTGCTGCGCCCGGATTCGATCCTGGTCGAGTCCTCGTCGGGCAACCTCGGTGTCGCGTTGAGCGCGGTCGCGGCCAACCGCGGCCTCGGGTTCGTCTGCGTCACCGACAGCCGGTGCAACCCGACCACCGTCGCGCTGATGCGCGCGCTCGGCGCCACCGTCCACGTCGTCACCACCCCGCACCCCACGGGCGGCCTGGTCGGTGCGCGGGTGGCGCTGATCCGCGAACTGCTCGCGGCGGACGACCGTTGCGTGTGGACCAACCAGTACGCCAACCCGGCGAACTGGACCGCGCACTACCGGCGGACCGCCCCCGCCATCCTGCACCGGTTCCCGGAGCTCGAGCTGCTGTTCGTCGGCGCGGGCACGACCGGCACCCTGATGGGGTGCGCGCGCTACCTGCGTGACACCGGCAGCAGCGCACTGATCATCGCGGTCGACACCCACGGCTCGGTCAGCTTCGGCGGCCCGCCCGGGCGGCGGCTGATCCCGGGGCTGGGCATGGGGTTCCGGCCGCCGTTGCTCGACCGGTCCTATGTGGACGACGTGGTGCTCGTGGACGAGGCCGAAACCGCGCGGACCTGCCGGGCGCTGGCCCGGCAGGGGTTCCTGCTCGGCGGCTCCACCGGCACCGTGGTGGCCGGGGCGCTGGCCTGGCTGGCCGGCTCGGCGCGACAACCGGGCACGGCCGTCGCCATCTCGCCCGACCTCGGCGAACGCTACCTGCAAACCGTCTACGACGACGAATGGCTGCGGGCCGGCTACGGCCCGGATGTGCTCGAACCGGGGGCAGGCACCCGCCGCCCCGAGCCGATGACCGCGGTCGGGTGA
- the sbnB gene encoding 2,3-diaminopropionate biosynthesis protein SbnB, translating into MTIAVTDLDAAQTAPSFTVVPGAVVHQVLDGARREVIDVVEEAYRTHGAGATVNPPSSFLRFPERPASRIIALPASAGGAIGVDGIKWISSFPENIASGLPRASAVMILNDQRTGYPTACLEASIISAARTAASAALAARTLTAGRPAPRRLGIVGAGLISRYVYEYLQADGWEFERIGIHDLSTDHAGGLRERIERDGVPAEVHPDAESLVRGSDLIVFATVAATPHIDAPEWFDHHPVVLHVSLRDLAPSVIRAAANFVDDADHCLRAATSVHLTEQETGNRNFLAGTLYDVLTGAVAPPATDTIVFSPFGLGVLDLAVAKLVHGRAQDAGAITVDGFFHELRRHG; encoded by the coding sequence ATGACCATCGCTGTGACGGACCTGGACGCGGCCCAGACGGCGCCGTCGTTCACCGTGGTGCCCGGTGCCGTGGTGCACCAGGTGCTCGACGGGGCGCGACGCGAGGTGATCGACGTCGTCGAGGAGGCCTACCGCACCCACGGCGCGGGGGCGACGGTCAACCCGCCGTCCTCCTTCCTGCGGTTCCCGGAGCGGCCGGCCTCACGCATCATCGCGCTGCCCGCCTCGGCGGGCGGCGCGATCGGGGTGGACGGGATCAAGTGGATCTCCAGCTTCCCCGAAAACATCGCCAGCGGGCTCCCGCGCGCCTCCGCGGTGATGATCCTCAACGACCAGCGCACCGGGTACCCGACCGCCTGCCTGGAGGCCTCGATCATCAGCGCCGCCCGCACCGCGGCGTCCGCGGCGCTCGCCGCGCGCACCCTCACCGCGGGCCGGCCGGCACCGCGCCGGCTCGGCATCGTCGGGGCCGGGCTGATCAGCCGCTACGTCTACGAGTACCTGCAGGCGGACGGCTGGGAGTTCGAGCGGATCGGCATCCACGACCTGTCCACCGACCACGCCGGCGGGCTGCGCGAGCGCATCGAGCGCGACGGCGTGCCCGCCGAGGTGCACCCGGATGCCGAGAGCCTCGTGCGCGGCAGCGACCTCATCGTGTTCGCCACCGTGGCCGCCACCCCGCACATCGACGCGCCGGAGTGGTTCGACCACCACCCGGTGGTGCTGCACGTCTCGCTGCGCGACCTGGCGCCGTCGGTGATCCGGGCGGCCGCCAACTTCGTCGACGACGCCGACCACTGCCTCCGGGCCGCCACGTCGGTCCACCTCACCGAACAGGAGACGGGCAACCGGAACTTCCTGGCGGGCACGTTGTACGACGTGCTCACCGGCGCCGTCGCCCCACCCGCGACCGACACCATCGTGTTTTCCCCCTTCGGGCTCGGCGTACTCGACCTCGCGGTGGCCAAGCTCGTCCACGGCCGCGCGCAGGACGCCGGAGCGATCACCGTCGACGGGTTCTTCCACGAACTGCGCCGGCACGGCTGA
- a CDS encoding cobalamin-dependent protein (Presence of a B(12) (cobalamin)-binding domain implies dependence on cobalamin itself, in one of its several forms, or in some unusual lineages, dependence on a cobalamin-like analog.), which translates to MAPQRLVILGVAESDAHAVANRLIAMHLSQAGFEVVNLGTCTPLADFAAALRRHPTAEAVLIGSLNGHAYADLRDLPALRAEGELRCPVVVGGNLAVGVDRSADARRRLLELGVDRVLTDAAELVPLLDSLRPKVAV; encoded by the coding sequence ATGGCCCCGCAAAGACTCGTGATCCTCGGGGTCGCGGAGAGCGACGCCCACGCCGTGGCCAACCGGCTGATCGCCATGCACCTGAGCCAGGCCGGCTTCGAGGTGGTCAACCTGGGCACGTGCACACCGCTGGCGGACTTCGCCGCGGCGCTGCGCCGGCACCCCACCGCGGAAGCGGTGCTGATCGGCAGCCTGAACGGGCACGCGTACGCCGATCTGCGGGACTTGCCCGCGCTGCGCGCCGAAGGCGAGCTGCGGTGCCCGGTGGTCGTCGGCGGCAACCTCGCCGTCGGCGTCGACCGGTCCGCCGACGCCCGGCGCCGGCTGCTGGAGCTCGGCGTCGACCGCGTCCTGACCGACGCGGCCGAGCTGGTCCCGCTGCTGGACTCGCTGCGGCCGAAGGTGGCGGTGTAG